The following coding sequences lie in one Paracidovorax avenae genomic window:
- a CDS encoding Bug family tripartite tricarboxylate transporter substrate binding protein, with amino-acid sequence MPTLPSLAGRLPRRRALQALAATLCTPVPFARAQDGYPSKPITLIVPQAAGGANDAIARVVAQRLSEQMGQSVVVDNRPGAGGTLATAATARARHDGYTLLLTADSAHVIGPALYRNPGFDPVKDFEPVAPVATAGYVLVAHPSFPANDIAGLIALAKARPGEYAIASAGNGTLNHLIGEMLQKAAGIRLQHVPYKGSAAAATDVAGGQVPLSIQSLPSCIAFIKAGKLKVLGVVNSRPVAALPGVPTIGQTLPGFGQSPWYALFAPAGTPAPIVARLQAEVARALDQKDVVDKLAGVGCEPFKGTSAQLGALVQAELPQWARVVKETGATVD; translated from the coding sequence ATGCCCACGCTTCCCTCCCTTGCCGGCCGCCTGCCGCGCCGCCGCGCGCTGCAGGCGCTCGCCGCCACCCTCTGCACCCCCGTTCCATTCGCCCGGGCGCAGGACGGCTATCCCTCCAAGCCCATCACGCTGATCGTGCCGCAGGCCGCCGGCGGCGCCAACGACGCGATCGCCCGGGTGGTGGCGCAGCGCCTGTCCGAGCAGATGGGCCAGAGCGTGGTGGTGGACAACCGCCCCGGCGCGGGCGGCACGCTCGCCACCGCGGCCACGGCGCGCGCCAGGCACGACGGCTACACCCTGCTGCTCACGGCCGACAGCGCGCACGTGATCGGGCCGGCGCTCTACCGCAATCCCGGCTTCGATCCGGTGAAGGATTTCGAGCCGGTCGCGCCCGTGGCCACGGCGGGCTACGTGCTGGTCGCGCACCCGTCGTTTCCCGCGAACGACATCGCGGGCCTCATCGCGCTCGCCAAGGCCAGACCCGGGGAATATGCGATCGCCTCGGCAGGCAACGGCACGCTCAACCACCTGATCGGCGAGATGCTGCAGAAGGCCGCGGGCATCCGGCTGCAGCACGTGCCCTACAAGGGCTCCGCCGCCGCGGCGACGGACGTGGCGGGCGGGCAGGTGCCGCTGTCGATACAGAGCCTGCCTTCCTGCATCGCGTTCATCAAGGCCGGCAAGCTCAAGGTGCTGGGCGTGGTCAACAGCCGCCCCGTGGCCGCGCTGCCCGGCGTGCCGACGATCGGCCAGACGCTGCCGGGCTTCGGCCAGTCGCCCTGGTACGCGCTGTTCGCGCCGGCCGGCACGCCCGCGCCCATCGTCGCGCGCCTGCAGGCCGAGGTGGCCCGCGCGCTGGACCAGAAGGACGTGGTGGACAAGCTGGCCGGCGTGGGCTGCGAGCCGTTCAAGGGCACTTCCGCGCAGCTCGGTGCGCTGGTGCAGGCGGAACTGCCGCAGTGGGCGCGCGTGGTGAAGGAAACCGGCGCCACCGTGGATTGA
- a CDS encoding Bug family tripartite tricarboxylate transporter substrate binding protein, with the protein MRHSLPRRLALAALAACAALPLAAAAQGNYPSKPVTLVVPTAAGGTTDLSARMLAQALGPVLGQSVVVDNKGGGNGNIAAGAVKRAEPDGYTLLMQYSGYHVISPLLTAQKTWDMGDFQPVANVLSAPQIIVVRDGLPVKTLDELIAYAKANPGKLNYASSGNGSLQHVTGAMLEQQGGVKMVHVPYKGTGPALQDLLGGQVDLTFGTAPPFMPHIQSGKLRVLAVTGRERLPSLPNVPTTAEAGYPKVDATSWFALFAPAATPRAVVDRLVADVRTVVQNPAFQQKAQEQGATADYQGPQQLGARVKADLASWAQVVKAANIQAE; encoded by the coding sequence ATGCGACATTCCCTCCCACGCCGGCTCGCGCTGGCCGCCCTGGCCGCCTGCGCGGCCCTGCCGCTGGCCGCGGCGGCGCAGGGCAACTACCCCTCCAAGCCGGTCACTCTCGTCGTGCCCACCGCGGCCGGCGGCACCACCGACCTGTCGGCGCGCATGCTGGCACAGGCGCTGGGGCCGGTGCTGGGCCAGTCGGTGGTGGTGGACAACAAGGGCGGTGGCAACGGCAACATCGCGGCCGGCGCGGTCAAGCGCGCGGAGCCGGACGGCTATACGCTGCTCATGCAGTATTCGGGCTACCACGTCATCTCGCCGCTGCTCACGGCGCAGAAGACCTGGGACATGGGCGACTTCCAGCCCGTGGCCAACGTGCTCTCCGCACCGCAGATCATCGTGGTGCGCGACGGCCTGCCCGTGAAGACGCTGGACGAGCTGATCGCCTATGCGAAGGCGAATCCCGGCAAGCTCAACTACGCCTCGTCGGGCAATGGCTCGCTGCAGCACGTGACGGGCGCGATGCTGGAGCAGCAGGGCGGCGTGAAGATGGTGCACGTGCCCTACAAGGGCACCGGCCCCGCGCTGCAGGACCTGCTGGGCGGGCAGGTGGACCTGACCTTCGGCACGGCGCCGCCCTTCATGCCGCACATCCAGTCGGGCAAGCTGCGCGTGCTGGCCGTCACGGGCAGGGAGCGGCTGCCCAGCCTGCCCAACGTGCCCACCACGGCCGAAGCTGGCTATCCGAAGGTGGACGCCACGTCCTGGTTCGCGCTGTTCGCGCCGGCCGCCACGCCCCGCGCCGTGGTGGACAGGCTGGTGGCCGACGTGCGGACCGTGGTGCAGAACCCCGCGTTCCAGCAGAAGGCGCAGGAGCAGGGCGCCACGGCGGACTACCAGGGACCGCAGCAACTGGGCGCGCGCGTGAAGGCCGACCTCGCCAGTTGGGCGCAGGTGGTGAAGGCCGCGAATATCCAGGCGGAATAA
- a CDS encoding MurR/RpiR family transcriptional regulator → MSDLPETASEAVSIAIRIGRARPTLTRSHQQMADYVLAHPLQAATMPIDELASAVGVSIATANRFARAVGLDGYPMLRAELVKGFEAMLAPIEKMRIKLEKPTSIRDVFAAALEESQRNIAATREALDPAACEAAVQALLGARRIYLAGFGASGWLAGLLQRGLDAYCDNVHLLSGVGGASYGARLLPRMGAEDLFVAISYPRYLTDTVVLAQGAFERGVPVLALTDGARSPLVPFARVCLFAQTENQYAANSESSALALIEALTSAVAHQSRESVKTAARMTEAVLPWLHDSSHSRLSPRSSEAGIRKAELRPVPRGPGR, encoded by the coding sequence ATGTCCGACCTTCCCGAAACCGCCAGCGAAGCCGTGTCGATCGCGATCCGCATCGGCCGCGCGCGTCCCACGCTGACGCGTTCGCACCAGCAGATGGCGGACTACGTGCTCGCGCATCCGCTGCAGGCGGCCACGATGCCGATCGACGAACTGGCGTCGGCGGTGGGGGTGTCCATCGCCACGGCCAACCGCTTCGCGCGGGCCGTGGGCCTGGATGGGTACCCGATGCTGCGCGCCGAGCTGGTCAAGGGTTTCGAGGCCATGCTGGCGCCCATCGAGAAGATGCGCATCAAGCTGGAAAAGCCAACGTCCATCCGCGACGTGTTCGCGGCTGCGCTGGAAGAAAGCCAGCGCAACATCGCCGCCACGCGCGAGGCGCTGGACCCTGCTGCCTGCGAGGCCGCGGTGCAGGCGCTGCTGGGTGCGCGGCGCATCTACCTGGCGGGCTTCGGTGCGAGCGGCTGGCTGGCCGGCCTGCTGCAGCGCGGGCTGGACGCGTACTGCGACAACGTGCACCTGCTCTCGGGCGTGGGCGGCGCGTCGTACGGCGCGCGCCTGCTGCCGCGCATGGGGGCCGAAGACCTGTTCGTCGCGATCAGCTATCCGCGCTATCTCACCGACACTGTCGTGCTGGCGCAGGGCGCCTTCGAGCGCGGGGTTCCCGTGCTGGCGCTCACCGACGGTGCGCGCTCGCCGCTCGTGCCGTTCGCGCGCGTCTGCCTGTTCGCTCAGACCGAGAACCAGTACGCGGCGAACTCCGAATCCTCGGCGCTGGCGCTGATCGAGGCGCTCACCAGCGCCGTGGCGCACCAGTCCCGCGAGTCCGTGAAGACCGCCGCGCGCATGACCGAGGCGGTGTTGCCGTGGCTGCACGACAGCTCGCACAGCCGGCTCTCGCCGCGATCTTCCGAAGCCGGAATCCGCAAGGCGGAGCTCCGGCCCGTCCCACGGGGCCCCGGGCGCTGA
- a CDS encoding isoaspartyl peptidase/L-asparaginase family protein produces the protein MNAFHASPSTPAAPVIAIHGGAGTLSRAHISPAQEQAYHAALQDVLRAGQAVLARGGSAVDAVCEAVRLLEECPLFNAGHGAVFTSDATHELDAAVMDGASLAAGAVAGVAHVRNPVLAARAVMQHGQHVLMAGDGAERMARDAGLAMVEPSHFSTDARRAQLEAARASQRGAVLDHDGAAALAGRALDEDRKMGTVGAVALDAHGHLAAATSTGGMTNKRPGRVGDSPLIGAGTYADDRTAAISCTGHGESFIRVAAAHDVCARMAYGGLGLAQAADAVVHGALAAIGGTGGLVAVDRLGNVCLPFNTEGMYRGLARVGASPETFIYR, from the coding sequence ATGAACGCTTTCCACGCATCCCCTTCGACTCCCGCCGCGCCGGTGATCGCCATCCACGGCGGTGCAGGTACGCTGAGCCGCGCGCACATCAGCCCTGCGCAGGAGCAGGCCTACCACGCTGCGCTGCAGGATGTGCTGCGCGCGGGGCAGGCCGTGCTCGCGCGGGGCGGCAGCGCGGTGGATGCGGTGTGCGAAGCCGTGCGCCTGCTGGAGGAATGCCCGCTGTTCAACGCCGGCCACGGCGCGGTGTTCACCTCCGATGCCACGCATGAACTGGATGCCGCGGTGATGGACGGCGCGAGCCTGGCCGCCGGCGCCGTGGCGGGCGTGGCGCATGTGCGCAACCCGGTGCTGGCCGCCCGTGCGGTGATGCAGCACGGCCAGCACGTGCTCATGGCCGGCGACGGCGCCGAACGCATGGCGCGCGACGCGGGCCTGGCGATGGTGGAGCCATCGCATTTCTCGACGGATGCGCGCCGCGCGCAGCTGGAGGCCGCGCGCGCCAGCCAGCGCGGCGCCGTGCTGGACCACGACGGCGCCGCGGCGCTGGCGGGCCGCGCGCTCGACGAAGACCGCAAGATGGGCACGGTGGGCGCCGTGGCGCTGGACGCGCACGGGCACCTCGCCGCCGCCACCTCCACGGGCGGCATGACCAACAAGCGCCCCGGCCGCGTGGGCGACAGCCCGCTGATCGGCGCGGGCACCTATGCCGACGACCGTACCGCGGCCATTTCCTGCACCGGCCATGGCGAGAGTTTCATCCGCGTGGCGGCCGCACACGATGTGTGCGCGCGCATGGCCTACGGTGGCCTCGGCCTCGCGCAGGCCGCCGATGCCGTGGTGCACGGCGCCCTGGCCGCCATCGGCGGCACCGGCGGCCTGGTCGCCGTGGACCGCCTGGGCAACGTCTGCCTGCCGTTCAACACCGAAGGCATGTACCGCGGCCTGGCCCGCGTGGGCGCATCGCCCGAGACCTTCATCTACCGCTGA